One Solanum lycopersicum chromosome 4, SLM_r2.1 DNA window includes the following coding sequences:
- the LOC138347841 gene encoding protein PELPK2-like, with protein sequence MAAYSNCSILFAIIALLSLSSITTSHAARSLLQLPNLPTIPSLPKPTVPQLPNIPNFPAALPPLPTLPTATPLPSLPTLPSVPKMTLPPMPSLPNMPAIPTLSPPPSN encoded by the coding sequence ATGGCTGCTTATAGCAATTGCTCAATCCTCTTCGCGATCATAGCATTATTGTCCTTATCAAGCATCACCACAAGTCATGCTGCGCGTAGCCTACTACAACTTCCCAACTTGCCTACGATCCCCTCGCTGCCTAAACCAACAGTGCCACAACTGCCTAATATTCCCAACTTCCCTGCAGCATTACCACCATTGCCAACACTTCCAACAGCAACACCATTACCATCTTTGCCAACGTTGCCCTCTGTTCCGAAAATGACTCTGCCACCAATGCCTTCACTTCCCAACATGCCTGCAATTCCAACACTTTCACCTCCTCCATCCAACTAA
- the LOC138347842 gene encoding protein PELPK2-like, giving the protein MAAYSNCSILFAIIALLFLSSITTSHGARSLLQLPNLPTIPSLPKPTLPQLPNIPNFPAALPPLPTLPTATPLPSLPTLPSVPKMTLPPMPSLPNMPAIPTLSPPPSN; this is encoded by the coding sequence ATGGCTGCTTATAGCAATTGCTCAATCCTCTTCGCGATCATAGCATTATTGTTCTTATCAAGCATCACCACAAGTCACGGTGCTCGTAGCCTACTGCAACTTCCCAACTTGCCTACGATCCCCTCGTTGCCTAAACCAACACTACCACAATTGCCTAATATTCCCAATTTCCCTGCAGCATTGCCACCATTGCCAACACTTCCAACAGCAACACCATTACCATCTTTGCCAACATTGCCCTCTGTTCCGAAAATGACTCTGCCACCAATGCCTTCACTTCCCAACATGCCTGCAATTCCAACACTTTCACCTCCTCCATCCAACTAA
- the LOC104646690 gene encoding protein PELPK2-like, with product MAASSNFSIGLLLIVALLSLSSISTSHAARSLLQLPNLPTIPSLPQPTMPQLPNIPNLPTTLPPLPSLTSLPALPTANSPLPSLPSVVPKMTLPPMPANPLPNMPSLPKIPTIPTFSPPPSK from the coding sequence ATGGCTGCTTCAAGCAACTTCTCAATAGGCCTCTTGTTGATCGTAGCATTATTGTCCTTATCAAGCATATCGACAAGTCATGCAGCTCGTAGCCTACTGCAACTTCCCAACTTGCCTACAATCCCGTCATTGCCTCAACCAACAATGCCACAATTACCAAATATTCCAAACTTGCCCACAACATTGCCCCCATTACCAAGTTTAACATCTCTGCCAGCACTTCCAACAGCTAATTCACCTTTACCATCTTTGCCCTCTGTAGTCCCGAAAATGACTCTGCCTCCAATGCCTGCGAATCCTCTGCCCAACATGCCATCTCTTCCCAAAATTCCTACTATTCCAACATTTTCACCTCCTCCATCCAAGTAA